Within Bradymonas sediminis, the genomic segment TATCGTAGGTGCGCCACATCGTATAATCGACCTCGGCGTGCAGGAATAATTTGTCGAGTTGGTACCCAAACCCCAGGGCGATGGTGTCGGGCAGCGTGATCTCGGTGCTGCCCGGGTTGTCCCGGAAGGTCGTATAGAACGGGGTATTCTCCTCGCCCTCGAAATGCGCGTCGCCCTCGAGGTCGAGCTTGACCCGGCTGCGATATTGCAGGCCGATGGTGAGCTCTTTAAGCGGCTGATACATGACCGCCGCTACGCCACCGAAGCCGAATCCGGTGCCGCCAATATGGGCGTCGACGAATTGGTCGGGGCCAATGGCGACCGACTTTTTCAGGGTAACCGAGCCGTGGACGATCTGGGCGCCGGCGGCCACCGAGAGGTCGAGACCGGGGATTCTATAGGCGACGTTGGGGTTGATATTGACGGTCTGCAGGTCCTGGCTTTGGATGCTGGTTCGGCCAACCCAGTCGTCGGGCCAGGTGATGCCCAGGCCGTAGGCAAAGGTCAGGCCGACGCCCGCTGACACGCCGGAGTCGGCGATATTATCGTAGCTGAGATGCGCGTGGGGCGGCGGGAAGAGGCGGTCTTCGGTCGAGACCTTCTCGCCGCCACCGGCCGGCTCATAGCTGGAGCGCGGCAAGAGGATGGTGTCGCCAATATAGACCTTCAGGCCTTCGCTCAGGCCCATGCTGGCCGGGTTATAAAAGCTTGCGTTGGGCTCGTTGGGGTTACCAGCGGCGCCCGAACCCATGGCAGCAGCGGTCGCGCTCTGCGATGAGTTCTGGAAGCCGGCAGCCATCGCGGTCGCGGGCAAGCCCACAAGAGCGGCAACAAAAGATGCTGTATAAAATGACTTTCGTAAATTCATTATGAAATCTCCTCATATGACGACGCCCGACGAAATCGGTGCTTTGAGTCTGCGGATTTCGCCCGGCGCCAGCCTATAACTAAGAATAAATTCGGCGCTTCGATGGCAAGCCAGGCGCGCTAAACGTGCGCCCGACTTGCCTCATTGCATGGATTACAGACCACAAGCGTTCAACTGTTCACTGGCGAGTTCGGCCGTTCCGGAGCGCAGGCCGCTGCTCAACCAGGTGGCGATTTGAGCTTTGGCGCAGGTGGCTGCGGCGTCGTCTCCGGCGATGAATCCGTGCAACGCGCCCTCGAAAGTCGTGTGCTCAAGCGACACGCCCATGGCGCCGGCGAGCAATTCGGTGGTCGGGTTGGGGACCGTGGTGTCGTCGCCGGCCATCTGAATCATGACCTGGTTATTGCTCAGACGGTCACCCAGGCTGAAGCTATCGGCCGAGACGTCATAGAGCACCGAGTATAGCGGCTTATCGGCGTCGAGATCGGCAGCATCATTGCTGGCGATATGCGGCGCGAAGATCCAGGGGTCGGCCGGCTCGATGGTCCATTGGAGCAAGGA encodes:
- a CDS encoding OmpP1/FadL family transporter; amino-acid sequence: MNLRKSFYTASFVAALVGLPATAMAAGFQNSSQSATAAAMGSGAAGNPNEPNASFYNPASMGLSEGLKVYIGDTILLPRSSYEPAGGGEKVSTEDRLFPPPHAHLSYDNIADSGVSAGVGLTFAYGLGITWPDDWVGRTSIQSQDLQTVNINPNVAYRIPGLDLSVAAGAQIVHGSVTLKKSVAIGPDQFVDAHIGGTGFGFGGVAAVMYQPLKELTIGLQYRSRVKLDLEGDAHFEGEENTPFYTTFRDNPGSTEITLPDTIALGFGYQLDKLFLHAEVDYTMWRTYDKIVLTLDTDGDPDALAQLPPIEGNWDDAFAFRVGAQYDVTDAFAVRLGGNYDMTPIPDETVNPSLPGNDRISGSVGVGYSYESFRADAAYSIVHALPREIANGRGPSGTYSTDANIFALSLGYGF